Proteins encoded together in one Desulfonatronum thiosulfatophilum window:
- a CDS encoding glycosyltransferase family 4 protein, giving the protein MKTISLNSGMTRRPIRIGLNLLYLLPGIVGGTETYASGLLRGLAEVDDQLEYVVFMNQESARWPLPEIPVIRRVICPVRATNRLQRLAFEQTRLPAMAREHDLDLMHSLGNVSPIFNSCPSVVTIHDINIKGHGRSMPLLKRVILAFLVRRGAYATRAVITNSEFSRGEIHRHLGLPLDRIHVVPLASDLRDDILSEQSGFASDTDTPDQPGEIDGPYILAFASQSSHKNIPRLIEAFARIAPSFPHNLVLAGHLPRDGATDAAIARWNMTDRVRITGFLPRANVMRLMEKAELFVFPSLYEGFGLPLLEAQTMGTPVACAQRGALPEVAGESAVYFDPEQVLDMAATLAHLLSDEELRTQLVAKGYKNQQRFSWTAAARKTLDIYAMAAWRGRNRFVGKKQSPAHKPVEDE; this is encoded by the coding sequence ATGAAAACCATTTCACTTAATTCCGGGATGACTCGCCGTCCCATACGCATCGGTCTGAACCTGCTCTATCTTCTGCCCGGAATCGTCGGCGGCACGGAAACCTACGCCTCCGGCTTACTGCGAGGGCTGGCCGAGGTGGACGATCAGCTGGAATACGTTGTCTTTATGAACCAGGAGAGCGCCCGGTGGCCCCTGCCTGAAATCCCGGTCATACGGCGGGTGATCTGCCCGGTTCGGGCCACGAACCGCCTGCAACGGCTGGCTTTTGAGCAGACCAGGCTGCCGGCCATGGCCCGCGAACACGACCTGGACCTGATGCACTCCCTTGGGAATGTGAGTCCGATCTTCAACTCCTGCCCCAGCGTGGTCACCATCCACGACATCAATATCAAGGGCCACGGCCGGAGCATGCCGCTCTTGAAACGCGTGATCCTGGCGTTCCTGGTCCGCCGCGGCGCCTACGCCACCCGAGCGGTGATCACGAATTCCGAGTTTTCCCGCGGGGAAATCCACCGCCACCTAGGCCTGCCATTGGATCGGATTCATGTTGTACCCCTTGCATCTGACCTGCGTGACGATATTTTGTCCGAACAATCCGGATTTGCGTCCGACACCGATACGCCCGATCAGCCCGGGGAAATCGACGGACCATATATTTTGGCCTTTGCCAGCCAATCGTCCCACAAAAATATTCCGCGCCTGATCGAGGCCTTTGCACGCATTGCTCCGTCCTTTCCGCACAACCTCGTCCTGGCCGGACATCTGCCGCGGGACGGGGCCACGGACGCGGCGATTGCACGGTGGAACATGACGGATCGGGTACGGATCACCGGCTTCCTGCCTCGCGCCAACGTAATGCGCCTCATGGAAAAGGCGGAACTGTTCGTCTTCCCGTCGCTGTATGAAGGATTCGGGCTGCCGCTCCTGGAAGCCCAGACTATGGGCACGCCCGTTGCCTGCGCCCAACGCGGCGCGTTACCGGAAGTGGCCGGGGAAAGCGCCGTGTACTTCGATCCGGAACAGGTTCTGGACATGGCCGCGACCTTGGCCCATCTCCTCTCGGACGAAGAGCTCCGAACACAGCTGGTCGCCAAAGGCTACAAAAACCAGCAACGCTTTTCCTGGACCGCGGCTGCCCGAAAGACACTGGACATTTATGCCATGGCAGCCTGGCGTGGAAGGAACCGGTTTGTCGGAAAAAAGCAAAGCCCCGCGCACAAGCCGGTGGAGGATGAATGA